In Nocardia sp. BMG111209, a genomic segment contains:
- a CDS encoding GAF domain-containing protein: MVSNPTGGEADREQHAAEPGSQLGALETYAAQAHGFLALGGERLNQLAGLLRPAILESWLRSVRGGVDPLDDLDGRGLRGGDLQRYRDGHPITTVMPLIDKLLLQDIARIGLIVVVADQFGRVLSVHGTPDRVAAAAGTGLREGDDLSERRVGTNAVGLVVRTGRPVWVHGPEHFLQRMHQLTGAAAPVHDPDGRLVGVLMIAGGVRVARPEILALVKATATAAELDLALTASRAEPPGGNGREPRGREALAERAPTRLGLDVLGLGQPQLISDGDRLPVSQRQAEILLLLAEHAEGLSADHLALLLDDTDLDNATIRAAMSRLRAVVGPHVFGSRPYRLRVHLVTDVEALRAALDSGDVDAAVRLYTGPVLPRSTAPGVVDIRDELRVRLRTAVLRSGDAAVLSRWTAGAEGRDDTPAWVAYRAAVDRGSPLYAQIEAKIRVLDRRLGADATQMQRFGS; encoded by the coding sequence TGGCCGGCCTGTTGCGCCCGGCGATCCTCGAATCCTGGTTGCGCAGTGTGCGCGGTGGCGTCGATCCGCTGGACGATCTCGACGGTCGCGGGTTGCGCGGCGGTGATCTGCAGCGCTATCGCGACGGTCATCCGATCACCACGGTGATGCCGCTGATCGACAAGCTGCTGTTACAGGACATCGCGCGGATCGGGCTGATCGTGGTGGTGGCCGACCAGTTCGGCCGGGTGCTGTCGGTGCACGGCACGCCGGATCGGGTGGCCGCGGCGGCCGGGACCGGGCTGCGCGAGGGCGACGACCTCAGCGAGCGCCGGGTCGGGACCAATGCCGTCGGCCTGGTGGTACGCACCGGCCGGCCGGTCTGGGTGCACGGCCCGGAACACTTCCTGCAGCGGATGCATCAGCTCACCGGCGCCGCCGCGCCCGTGCACGATCCGGACGGCCGGCTGGTCGGAGTGCTGATGATCGCGGGCGGGGTCCGGGTGGCCCGCCCGGAGATCCTGGCCCTGGTGAAGGCGACCGCGACCGCCGCCGAACTGGATCTGGCGCTGACCGCGAGCCGGGCCGAACCACCCGGCGGCAACGGCCGCGAGCCACGCGGGCGCGAGGCCCTCGCGGAACGGGCGCCGACCCGGCTCGGCCTGGACGTGCTGGGATTGGGCCAGCCCCAACTCATCTCGGACGGCGACCGGCTGCCGGTATCGCAGCGGCAGGCCGAGATCCTGCTGCTGCTCGCCGAACACGCGGAGGGGTTGTCGGCGGATCACCTGGCGTTGCTGCTCGACGACACCGATCTGGACAACGCCACCATCCGCGCGGCCATGTCGCGGCTGCGAGCGGTGGTCGGGCCGCACGTGTTCGGATCCCGGCCGTACCGGCTGCGGGTCCATCTGGTCACCGATGTCGAAGCGCTGCGCGCGGCACTGGATTCCGGTGATGTGGACGCGGCGGTCCGGCTGTACACCGGGCCGGTGCTGCCGCGCTCGACCGCGCCCGGGGTGGTGGATATCCGCGACGAGCTGCGGGTTCGGTTGCGCACCGCGGTGTTGCGATCCGGCGACGCGGCGGTGCTGAGCCGCTGGACCGCCGGCGCCGAGGGCCGCGACGACACCCCGGCCTGGGTGGCGTACCGCGCGGCCGTGGATCGTGGTTCACCGCTGTACGCGCAGATCGAGGCCAAGATCCGGGTCCTGGACCGGCGGCTGGGCGCGGATGCAACGCAGATGCAACGTTTCGGCTCCTAG